Proteins from a genomic interval of Candidatus Binatia bacterium:
- a CDS encoding cellulase family glycosylhydrolase, with protein sequence MKSRATRENLHAKTAGLLLACLICVFSDPAWSYYTQNGRIYDDNDVEIQLHGVAWFGFETGDHVVHGLWARNWQKMILQVKQHFNAVRVPFCPDTLKNVKPSSIDFSRNPDLKGLKSLQILDKVLTELDQQGLYILLDHHRSECNGNPPISELWYTANYTEQEWIADLVFLADRYKHLPHFVGIDIKNEPHGAATWGTGVAATDWKLAAEAAAAAVLAANSNLLIFVEGIEQNPICSGNISHWWGGNFEPMACFPPAIQADKLVLSPHVYGPDVFPESYFFDPNFPQNMSDIWDAHFGFLTSLVPKYTVVVGEFGGRYGHGGLPEDRAWQDAFVAYLYQKGLTNFFYWDWNPNSGDTGGILKGDWRTVWKDKISLLCRLRGCLSQAAEKLPNGQVGAAYSTPLVTGGAAPYTWIFIKGKFPPGLNFDSATGNLIGTPVSPALLGRSFTVNIKDQLNASVKRRFTIKIDP encoded by the coding sequence ATGAAATCACGAGCGACCCGGGAAAATCTTCATGCAAAGACGGCAGGTTTGCTTCTGGCCTGTTTGATCTGTGTCTTTTCTGATCCCGCCTGGAGCTATTATACCCAAAACGGGCGCATCTACGACGATAATGACGTGGAAATTCAGCTCCACGGGGTGGCTTGGTTCGGTTTCGAGACCGGCGATCATGTAGTTCATGGCCTGTGGGCGCGCAATTGGCAGAAGATGATCCTTCAGGTCAAACAGCACTTCAACGCGGTAAGAGTGCCTTTTTGCCCTGACACACTAAAAAATGTGAAACCCTCGAGTATCGACTTTTCTCGGAACCCGGATCTTAAGGGACTCAAGTCGTTGCAGATTCTGGATAAGGTACTTACCGAGTTGGACCAGCAGGGACTCTACATTCTTCTCGACCACCACAGGTCGGAATGCAATGGCAATCCCCCCATATCCGAACTCTGGTATACAGCGAATTATACCGAGCAAGAATGGATCGCTGACCTCGTGTTCCTGGCCGACCGCTACAAGCATTTGCCTCACTTTGTCGGCATCGATATCAAAAACGAGCCGCATGGGGCGGCGACTTGGGGCACGGGTGTCGCAGCCACCGATTGGAAGCTCGCGGCGGAGGCGGCCGCCGCCGCGGTCCTCGCCGCTAACTCGAACCTGCTGATCTTTGTGGAAGGCATAGAACAAAATCCAATCTGTAGCGGGAATATAAGTCACTGGTGGGGCGGAAATTTTGAGCCGATGGCGTGTTTCCCTCCTGCTATCCAGGCTGACAAGCTAGTATTGAGCCCGCATGTCTACGGCCCGGATGTTTTCCCTGAATCCTACTTTTTCGACCCGAATTTCCCACAGAATATGTCCGACATCTGGGACGCCCATTTCGGATTTCTCACTTCTCTAGTTCCAAAGTACACGGTGGTCGTTGGAGAGTTTGGCGGCAGGTATGGGCATGGGGGCCTTCCGGAGGATAGAGCCTGGCAGGATGCCTTTGTCGCCTATCTATACCAGAAGGGGCTGACGAACTTCTTCTATTGGGACTGGAACCCTAACAGCGGGGATACGGGCGGGATTCTGAAAGGTGATTGGAGGACGGTTTGGAAGGACAAGATATCTCTTCTCTGCCGTCTGAGGGGATGCCTTAGCCAAGCCGCGGAAAAGCTTCCTAACGGTCAAGTCGGCGCGGCATACAGCACGCCCTTGGTAACGGGAGGCGCTGCGCCTTACACATGGATCTTCATCAAAGGAAAATTTCCGCCGGGACTCAACT
- a CDS encoding ubiquitin-like small modifier protein 1: MSVRVRVPTPLRKFTDGADEVAAQGPNVRALVDDLEQKYPGIKERICDETGKIRRFVNVYVNGDDIRFLQNLETSLKEGDNISIVPAIAGG; encoded by the coding sequence ATGAGTGTCCGTGTCCGCGTGCCCACTCCGCTGCGCAAATTCACCGACGGCGCCGATGAGGTCGCCGCCCAAGGCCCCAACGTGCGCGCCCTGGTGGATGACCTGGAACAAAAATATCCCGGGATCAAAGAACGCATCTGCGACGAGACTGGAAAAATCCGCAGGTTCGTGAACGTTTATGTCAACGGGGACGACATCCGGTTTCTTCAGAACTTGGAAACCTCCCTCAAGGAGGGAGACAACATCTCGATCGTGCCCGCCATTGCAGGGGGATGA
- a CDS encoding cysteine synthase, which yields MANPTAIRSIAAERFREPKKIESVLDLIGDTPLLEIRRIAEGISSGVKIFAKLEGMNPGGSVKDRPALKMIQEGIKSGKLAPGKTIIDSTSGNTGIALAMIGRILGYPVELVMPANVSAERKRIIHAYGAKVTYSDPLEGSDGAIRLCRKVLEENPAKYFKPDQYFNPMNSQAHYDTTGPEIYRQTDGRITHFIAGIGTGGTIMGTGHYLKEKNPKIRVIAVEPDDALHGLEGLKHMATSIVPGIYHEEELDEKYPASTEDAYAMVYRLSQEEGVLVGQSSGAAMHATMQIARKLRSGVLVTIFPDFGDKYLTTNLWVGWRDRMAVGNLKFSI from the coding sequence ATGGCCAATCCGACCGCCATACGATCGATCGCCGCCGAAAGATTCAGAGAGCCGAAAAAAATAGAGTCGGTTCTCGATCTCATCGGCGATACTCCGCTGCTGGAAATCCGCAGGATCGCGGAAGGAATCTCGTCCGGGGTAAAGATCTTCGCCAAGCTCGAAGGCATGAATCCCGGCGGCTCGGTCAAAGACCGTCCCGCTTTGAAGATGATTCAGGAGGGAATCAAGTCGGGAAAACTCGCGCCGGGAAAAACCATCATCGACTCGACTTCCGGCAACACCGGAATCGCTCTGGCCATGATCGGCCGCATTCTCGGCTATCCGGTGGAGCTGGTGATGCCCGCCAACGTCAGCGCGGAGCGAAAACGGATCATCCACGCCTACGGCGCCAAAGTGACCTACAGCGACCCGCTCGAAGGCTCAGACGGCGCGATCCGCCTCTGTCGCAAGGTCTTGGAGGAGAACCCCGCCAAATATTTTAAACCGGATCAGTACTTCAATCCGATGAATTCACAGGCCCACTACGATACTACCGGGCCGGAAATTTATCGCCAGACGGACGGGCGGATCACACATTTCATCGCTGGCATCGGCACCGGCGGGACGATTATGGGGACGGGCCACTATCTAAAAGAAAAAAACCCGAAGATCCGCGTCATCGCCGTCGAGCCCGACGATGCCCTGCACGGCCTGGAAGGACTCAAGCACATGGCGACCTCGATCGTTCCCGGAATTTATCACGAAGAAGAGCTGGACGAAAAATATCCCGCCTCCACCGAAGACGCTTACGCCATGGTCTATCGCCTCAGCCAGGAAGAGGGCGTCCTCGTAGGGCAATCTTCCGGCGCCGCCATGCACGCAACAATGCAAATCGCCCGCAAACTCAGGTCCGGGGTTCTAGTGACGATCTTTCCGGACTTCGGCGACAAATATTTAACGACGAACTTGTGGGTGGGTTGGCGCGATCGAATGGCGGTCGGAAATCTCAAGTTTTCAATCTGA
- a CDS encoding sigma-70 family RNA polymerase sigma factor gives METTEWELIRKCQKGEVAAYEELAAKYYRRVFMVILGMVHHRDDAMEVAQETFYRAFKNIRRFKGGSNFYTWVYRIAVNLAIDFQRRQKRSLMDLKENMDEVVVDAETSSGDPFREINDRRLGEKLLHAINELTPDHKAVIVMRAVEGLSYKEIGRIMECSEGTIMSRLHYARKKLQEKLGTDL, from the coding sequence GTGGAGACCACCGAGTGGGAGCTCATCCGCAAATGCCAGAAAGGGGAAGTCGCCGCTTACGAGGAGCTCGCAGCCAAATATTATCGCCGCGTGTTCATGGTCATCCTGGGGATGGTGCATCACCGGGACGATGCCATGGAGGTGGCCCAGGAGACTTTTTATCGCGCTTTTAAAAACATCAGACGCTTCAAAGGAGGGTCGAATTTCTACACCTGGGTCTATCGGATCGCCGTCAACCTCGCCATCGACTTCCAGCGGCGGCAGAAGCGCAGCCTGATGGATCTCAAGGAAAATATGGACGAGGTGGTCGTCGATGCGGAAACTTCAAGCGGTGATCCGTTTCGCGAGATCAACGACCGGCGGCTCGGAGAAAAGCTTCTTCACGCGATCAACGAATTGACTCCCGATCACAAAGCCGTCATTGTAATGAGGGCCGTCGAGGGGCTGTCTTATAAGGAGATCGGACGCATCATGGAATGCTCCGAGGGCACGATCATGAGCCGCCTGCATTACGCGCGCAAAAAGCTGCAAGAGAAATTGGGCACGGATTTATAA
- a CDS encoding zf-HC2 domain-containing protein encodes MRDCEAIKKSLGAWLDGELDAAQAAEIQLHVQGCASCSDEKGRLERLDFSLKRLLETNASQIDFKTFWAGVSQRIAADVSWSTRAMDWVRAVFFTPRLKWAVSATVVVLVAVLSLDQFFPGWRGNGQTNMASVESIDGHGFNVALLREAKTKTTVIWLFENQESEDETPTESASGDTAF; translated from the coding sequence ATGAGAGACTGCGAAGCCATCAAGAAATCGCTGGGCGCATGGCTCGACGGCGAGCTGGATGCGGCCCAGGCCGCAGAGATCCAGCTCCACGTGCAGGGGTGCGCCTCGTGCTCGGACGAGAAGGGGCGGCTCGAGAGATTGGATTTCTCACTGAAGCGGCTCCTGGAGACGAATGCGTCCCAAATCGACTTCAAGACTTTTTGGGCCGGCGTCAGCCAACGCATTGCCGCTGACGTATCATGGTCTACGCGGGCCATGGATTGGGTCCGCGCTGTATTTTTTACGCCGCGGCTCAAGTGGGCGGTCTCGGCGACGGTCGTGGTTCTCGTGGCGGTTTTATCGCTGGATCAATTCTTTCCCGGTTGGCGCGGGAACGGTCAAACCAACATGGCGTCCGTCGAATCCATCGACGGCCACGGATTCAACGTGGCGCTCTTGCGCGAGGCCAAGACCAAGACGACGGTTATCTGGTTGTTCGAGAATCAGGAAAGCGAAGATGAAACTCCCACGGAATCTGCTTCAGGCGACACTGCTTTCTAG
- a CDS encoding NIL domain-containing protein, protein MKGQREKVCERVYLTFPKDLVKEPIVCWLAKKFDITFNIRGSTVTAEMGLVALEIDGERAEVDKSIKWLKDKGVIVEPIEKNVIE, encoded by the coding sequence ATGAAAGGCCAAAGAGAGAAGGTTTGCGAGCGCGTTTATCTGACCTTCCCAAAAGATCTGGTCAAAGAGCCGATCGTCTGCTGGCTGGCAAAAAAATTCGACATTACTTTCAACATCCGCGGATCGACCGTGACGGCGGAGATGGGTCTCGTGGCTCTGGAGATCGACGGCGAGCGCGCCGAAGTGGACAAGTCGATCAAGTGGCTCAAGGACAAAGGCGTCATCGTCGAGCCGATCGAAAAGAACGTGATAGAATAG